From a region of the Paenibacillus lutimineralis genome:
- a CDS encoding VanW family protein, which yields MDRNRFIFFVAPLLILGSTALFLLFSLQHYAYRDTIPSGVDVAGIPMGGMSAHEAIQVLDRKLAELELEKVTYSFRDIASSEVLSWKNSGITFDISDFRTELTALTNGSLWSRIQIRSHFPKQWRLQARYDLQPLKLQLGPEWEKAHLGVPVNATRTIGADDSIRYTAGKSVYRIDWTVFMTLIQAALPTTLPLDKMDDGAAEGDLREESTDVTGHDTTAHPRQNFRVPTQPITISVPLIKLQPSVTLDSLKSQGITRKIAQFSTDLTTSGEGRLHNVDAAAHSIDGMLLSPGGTFDYAKVIESAEQEYGFREAPVIFGGKLVPGVGGGICQVSSTLYNAALRAGLEIVERRNHTLPVSYVPKGQDATFAQGYINFRFKNTTGKYLLIRAESSNNQLVIKLFGTLAENVTYSIQSRTTRTIAPTNKYIKNPSLPMGSQEIMLEGKPGYIVETYRLKQVDGVTVSLTLLSRDTYPAQPAVIAVHDGTEKSGDPPSQILEDGVEGPKFP from the coding sequence ATGGATAGAAATCGATTCATATTCTTCGTGGCCCCGTTATTAATTCTCGGTAGTACGGCGCTGTTTCTGCTGTTCTCACTGCAGCATTATGCTTATAGGGATACGATTCCGTCTGGAGTAGACGTCGCCGGGATTCCTATGGGAGGAATGTCAGCTCATGAGGCAATACAAGTACTGGATAGGAAGCTGGCGGAGCTGGAGTTGGAGAAAGTCACTTATTCTTTTCGCGACATTGCCAGTTCTGAGGTTCTATCATGGAAAAATAGCGGGATCACCTTCGACATATCTGATTTCCGCACCGAGCTGACTGCCCTAACAAATGGAAGTCTCTGGAGTCGAATCCAGATCCGCAGCCACTTTCCCAAGCAATGGAGGTTACAGGCCCGTTACGATCTACAGCCGTTGAAATTACAATTGGGTCCGGAATGGGAGAAAGCTCATTTGGGTGTACCGGTAAATGCGACAAGAACGATCGGAGCGGATGACAGCATCCGTTATACGGCTGGAAAATCCGTGTACCGAATCGATTGGACCGTCTTCATGACGCTGATTCAAGCTGCCCTTCCAACCACACTCCCCTTGGATAAAATGGACGATGGTGCCGCTGAAGGGGATCTTCGAGAAGAGTCAACCGACGTTACTGGACATGATACTACAGCACATCCACGACAGAACTTTCGAGTTCCGACCCAACCCATCACAATCTCTGTTCCACTAATTAAGCTCCAACCAAGCGTTACCCTGGATAGCCTCAAGTCGCAGGGCATCACTCGCAAAATCGCTCAATTCTCCACCGATCTTACGACGAGCGGCGAGGGACGTTTGCACAATGTCGACGCTGCCGCCCACAGCATCGATGGTATGCTGCTGTCACCTGGCGGTACTTTCGACTACGCCAAGGTGATCGAATCCGCCGAGCAAGAGTATGGCTTCCGGGAAGCACCGGTCATCTTCGGCGGCAAGCTCGTCCCTGGAGTAGGCGGAGGCATCTGCCAAGTTTCCAGCACCCTCTACAACGCTGCCCTCCGGGCAGGTCTAGAAATAGTGGAACGACGCAATCACACCCTGCCTGTCAGCTATGTCCCGAAGGGACAGGATGCCACCTTCGCTCAAGGGTACATTAACTTCCGCTTCAAGAACACGACAGGCAAGTATCTGTTGATCCGCGCCGAGAGCAGCAACAATCAGCTTGTAATCAAACTGTTCGGTACGCTTGCTGAAAACGTGACGTACAGCATCCAATCGAGAACAACCCGAACAATCGCGCCCACCAACAAATATATCAAGAATCCTTCGCTTCCTATGGGCAGCCAAGAGATCATGCTTGAGGGTAAGCCTGGTTATATTGTAGAGACGTATCGTCTTAAGCAGGTCGACGGCGTTACCGTCAGCCTAACTTTGCTGTCACGTGACACCTACCCGGCCCAGCCGGCTGTCATTGCTGTCCACGATGGAACAGAGAAAAGCGGCGATCCCCCGTCACAAATCCTAGAAGATGGGGTAGAGGGACCCAAATTCCCTTGA